The Miscanthus floridulus cultivar M001 chromosome 6, ASM1932011v1, whole genome shotgun sequence genomic interval GACCTCAGCATATGATCATCTAAATTAATAGTGGGAACATGAGacaaactaatattattcgatccAACATACCTGTATTTATAAGAGTGAGGCCTACTTTTGATTGGTACAAAGCCCTCATGGACAATACAATTTTTCCATCAATAACTTCTTCGACTATCCTCTTTGTTCGCCGGTCAAAAACCTTATATCACAGCATTGATTTAATGAAGGGCACAATACAACTAACATATCTTGCATCACTCAAAACTTTTAAGTTGATCTACCATATGCAACAACTTAACACACCAGAATATGTGAAGCTGTAGAGCCAGAGCGCAAACCAACATCGTATGTGGAGTAATGTGCCCATTCACTGAGCTTGAACATCCACCTGCAGATGACAACTATGTGACTATAGTATAAATTGCTCATATTTTCATGATATTTCATAATAAACAAGATAAAATGGTAGAAATAAGACTAGACACATCAATAAATGAAGCATCTTACCCATAAGAAGCCTGCTTGTCAGTTAGAAATCCACCAGTCATAATCTGATTACCAGTTCCCTCATCAAAGCAAAGTGTCATATGTATCATATCATTTATGTTATCATATTTCCCAAGATCTTCACCACAGACAGGGCAGTTACTTATAAGTGGTTCTCTGAAAAAAGAGGGCAGCATAATCAATGATACTGCTATACTTATGAGATAAGCAATAATTAATTTCAAAACATAACAAAATACAAAGTAGCAAATTGTTACTTTTCTTGTTGATCAGCCAGTAGGGCTGCCAGTTCATCTATGTCAACTATGCCATCACGATTTGTATCTGCTTGACGGAAAAGCTCTTCAATCTAATGTATGAAAGAAATTAATAAGATGCACAAACAGAAGGGACTGAATACAGGGAACATACTCTCCAAGAAAATGGAATACAGTCTAACCTTTGCAACTGCTAATTTATTACCAAAAGCTTTCATCAAGTCCGAGAACTCAGATAAGGAAAGTGTTCCGTCTTCATCATAGTCCTGTTGCAGTGCGGGAAATGTTATGTCGTGGAGGGTGGAACACAAAGAAATAAAGGCAACACACGCAAAAGGAAATTGACGAGCATCATATTCGAAAGAATTCAGTAACATTGTGATCACTGGGCATTAAAGAATATTGTCTTTGAGTCGGACACTTGGTAAAAGCAACAGCAACAACAAAATTAGACGAGGTGCAACTGCAGTAAATAAGGCATATTATAATACAACTATACAAGCACACTCATTGCAGAGCATTGTCTTTTAGTGCACCAAGTCCTAAATGCTTTTTTAACACAAAAATCATCAGTCCAGGGCATCCCAATAAATGTTTCTTTCAATTCTGCTGGAACTCTACCTCAGTTCTTAGTTTAACTGCTGCAGTACCAATGCACTCACTTGTTACAGCTATAAGCTATTAATATGATTCACATCTAAATATCACGAGCACACAATTATTAAAAATAGCATGAAAAACGTTGGCATGCTCCCAAAGTTCGGCTAGGCGGCGATTACTCAGCGACTACGCGCGCCTAGTCGCTGGGCGAAGCCCGTCGCCGCGACTAGGGCCCTAGTCGCGCATCGCGGCGCTAGGCGGTGCTAGGCGGCACGGAGGCGGCGCTAGGCGGCGCGCTAGGCGGGCGCGGACGCGGCGCGTAGGCGCGCGAGCTCGAGGGTGGCTCCGATTTGGCGCCAAATCGTAGCGCGGGAGGAATTCCCGCGCGGCCAGGCCCGCGCGCGGCCACGAGACCCAGGCGCGGGAGGCTAATGGAGCGCGGCACCCGCTCCTCCCCTGCTCCCCGCCGGTCCTGCTCCTCCCGCCGGGCGAGGTCCATCCCGCCGGACGACCTCCTCCCCGCCGGTCCTGCTCCTCCCCTGCTCGTCCAAGCTCGTCCCCGACTCGCGCGCCGCCGGTCCTGCTCGTCGTCTACTCGTCGCCGCCGTCCTGCTCGTCCTCGACTGGAACCCCTCCCCGCCAGCCACCCCAAGTCCCCAAGGTGAGCTCCCTTCCCTCCCATGCTCCTCTCCCCTCCCATGCCGGCAGCTCCTCCCCTGCTCATCTCCCCTGTTCCATTTCTGTCACCAATCTTCACCTTCATGATTGTGGGTCTGAACCAATGTGTCTGAGTTGCATTGTTGAACTATTGCGTATCATGTATATGCACATGCAGTTCTGCTTCTGCAAGATTTGTATGCTTGGGTACAAAATGTGGTAAATTTACCTTAGGTACTACAATAAGAAATCAAAATGATTTTGTGAAAATCATGAGTATGACATAAAAATTTCTGGGAAATTAGGATCCAGCTAGTGGATCTATGTATATGTCATGAATGGATATGATTTACCAGTGCATTGTTGTCATTTTACTTATAACAAGTATATATTTGTTGCTGCCATAAAAATAAAGTTGGATTCTGAGAAGTATGACTGAACTCTTGAATTTGTTACTTATAACAAGTATGACTGAACTCTTGAATTTGAATGTAGGATGTCGACAGAACAAGGTTTTTCTGCACCAGATGCAACAGGAACTGAGGCAACTAATCTCCTGAAAAGGAACTCAGATGATGTTGGATGGGAATATGGTGTTCTTGTTGATGCTAGCAACAAGGACAAGGTGAAGTGCAAGCTCTGTGACAAGGAGATGAGAGGagggattcataggttgaaggAGCATTTGGCTCATGAAGGAAAGAATGTGAAGAAATGCACAGCAAGAACACCACAGGCTATGGAGGCTAAAGAGAAGTGCAAGAAGGCACTAGCTGATGCAAAAAGGAAGAGGGAGGAGAAGACTGTTCGTCAGCTAGAAATTAGAGAGGAAGTTCATGTATCTAGGGTTGGAACAGATTCAAATGAAGTCACCTGTGTTGGAAGTTCAGAGCCCCACAAATTAGGACCCATTGACAAATGGACACGTGCTATTGATACTAAAGCTACCAAGTCTGATTATTTGAAGCAACAACAGCTGAACAAGGAACTTTGGAAAGAAAGAACCAATGAGGTGAATAAGTACATTGCAAGATGGGCCTATACACATGGTAAATTGCTAGTATACTATGCTGTTTTTACATTTCAAAGTTCATTAGATGTTGTTTTCCTGTACTGAACACTAATTATGCTTCTTTCAATGTTGTGTTGGCATGAATtgctttcaatgcatgtgataatGATGAGTTCAAGCAAATGTGCGAAGCAATTGGATAGTTTGGTCCAGGACTTGTACCTCCAACTCAGGATGCACTGCGAGGGAAGTTGCTGGAAGAAGAATATGAAAGAACCAAGAGTTTGCTGCAGGAGCGTGAAGCCGAGAAGATGAAAAATGGATGTTCTATTATGACTAATGCTTGGTCAGATAGGAAGAGGAGAAGCATAATGAATCTGTGCACCAATTGTGCTGATGGAACCTCCTTCATCAGCTCTAAGGAGATGTCACATGTCTCACATACCAGTGAGGTCATCTTTGATCTTGTGGACAAAACAATTGAAGAGATTGGTCCAGACAATGTGGTGCAAGTAGTGACTGACAATGCCTCTAACAACATGGGAGCAAAGAGGCTATTGGAAGAGAAGAGACCACACATATTTTGGACCTCTTGTGCAGCTCACACAATCAACCTTATGCTCCAAGGAATTGGCAACATGACTCGGTTCAAGAAAGTGGTTGACCAAGCAAAGGCATTTACCATATTTGTCTATGGCCACACAAGGACATTGGAGTGCTTGAGATACTTCACAGAGGGGAAAGAGGTAGTGAGGCCAGGAGTGACTAGGTTTGCTTCAAACTTTCTCACTTTGAGTAGCATGCAAGAGAAGAAGGACCAGTTAAGGAAGATGGTGATTCATAGTAGGTGGGACTCATTGAATGATGTGAAATCAAAGAAAGGAAGAGAGGCAACAGCAACTATATTGAGTCCAAGCTTTTGGAAGGATGTGAAGCTAACATTGACTGTTTTTGAGCCATTGGTCAAAGTCCTCCGTTTGGTTGATGGGGATGTGAGGCCATCCATGGGTTTCCTTTATGGAGAACTACTAAAGGCAAAGAGACAGATCAAAGAGGCCTTTGGAAATGTTGAGGCTCGGTTCAAGGATGTAATAGCTGTTATTGACAAGAAGATGAATGGAAGACTTGATTCTCCATTACATTTGACAGCCTATTTGTTGAATCCTCACTATAGCTATAGTGACCCATCAATCTTTGATCAGCCCAAAATATCAGAAGGGTTTAtagcttgtgttgagaaatttTATTATCATGATGAGGACATGCAGCATCAGGCTGCCAACATTGAACTAAAGAAGTTTCAGAATAGAGAAGGACCCTTTAGCAAGAAGCTTGCTAAG includes:
- the LOC136457151 gene encoding uncharacterized protein; the protein is MKNGCSIMTNAWSDRKRRSIMNLCTNCADGTSFISSKEMSHVSHTSEVIFDLVDKTIEEIGPDNVVQVVTDNASNNMGAKRLLEEKRPHIFWTSCAAHTINLMLQGIGNMTRFKKVVDQAKAFTIFVYGHTRTLECLRYFTEGKEVVRPGVTRFASNFLTLSSMQEKKDQLRKMVIHSRWDSLNDVKSKKGREATATILSPSFWKDVKLTLTVFEPLVKVLRLVDGDVRPSMGFLYGELLKAKRQIKEAFGNVEARFKDVIAVIDKKMNGRLDSPLHLTAYLLNPHYSYSDPSIFDQPKISEGFIACVEKFYYHDEDMQHQAANIELKKFQNREGPFSKKLAKNFENFDYNPASWWRLYGYETPALQKMATRILSLTSSSSGCERN